The Rhizobium viscosum genomic sequence CGCTCTTGTGGAAGCGGCGGGGAAAGACGTCTCCGATATAATGCTTTGGCGCGTTGAGAGAAGCGAAGGAGGAGCACCTTTGCTGAGAACTTTTACCGGCAAACAACTAAAGGCGGGTCTAGAGATCGGGGGAGAGCTAAGGTAGCGTGCGGGACACTCATTTGCAGGAATTCACCTTTTTTCTTCCGCGACTAATCCTTTGTGAGGGTCCTCACGATGCCGGCTTCTTTCGTGGCCTTATATCCCAGCGCCAGCTCAAGGAATTCCATATAAAATCTCCTGACAAGGAGACAGGGCCCGGGATTTCAGGTTTCAAGAGAAGTCTGGAAGGGTTCCCCGCGATCACCGGCTTCGAGAAAGTGAAAGACATTGTTGTTGTTGCAGACAATGACGATGACCCCGCGACAGCATTCGCGGATGTTTGCAAACAAATCACAGATGCTGGCTTGGTGCCGCCAAATCAGCCCGGCGCGGTCAGTGTTGGGAACCCCAATATTCACGTAATGATGATCCCCGCCGCTAATCAAAGCGGTTCACTCGAAAGTCTTTGTTACTCCGCGGGAACGAGGGGCAAAGCGGCGATCGCAAGCTGCATCAGTGCTTTCGAAGCGTGTCTTGGGATAGCGGGCTGGCCGGAACAGAAGAAAGCAAAAATGAGGCTTCGCAGCTATTTGGCAGGCACCTACCGCAGAAATCCAG encodes the following:
- a CDS encoding DUF3226 domain-containing protein; the encoded protein is MQEFTFFLPRLILCEGPHDAGFFRGLISQRQLKEFHIKSPDKETGPGISGFKRSLEGFPAITGFEKVKDIVVVADNDDDPATAFADVCKQITDAGLVPPNQPGAVSVGNPNIHVMMIPAANQSGSLESLCYSAGTRGKAAIASCISAFEACLGIAGWPEQKKAKMRLRSYLAGTYRRNPDILFSRVWIEQPNLIPLQDAVFDPIAAYLDTIP